From a single Micromonospora carbonacea genomic region:
- a CDS encoding class I SAM-dependent methyltransferase, with the protein MTGDHYFTAEPGTAARPREVEFTVAGRDYTLTSAGGVFSAARLDPGTAVLLRKADLPAPDAAGDLLDLGCGFGPITCVLAGSAPAATVWAVDVNERARALAAANAERVGAADRVRVAAPDDVPADVTFAQLWSNPPIRIGKEGLHELLLRWLPRLAPDGVAWLVVARHLGGDSLHRWLTEQGWQVGRHASQKGYRVLRVTR; encoded by the coding sequence GTGACCGGCGACCACTACTTCACCGCTGAACCCGGAACCGCCGCCCGCCCCCGGGAGGTCGAGTTCACCGTCGCCGGGCGCGACTACACGCTGACCTCGGCCGGCGGGGTCTTCTCCGCCGCCCGCCTCGACCCCGGCACCGCTGTGCTGCTGCGCAAGGCCGACCTGCCGGCCCCCGACGCCGCCGGCGACCTGCTGGACCTGGGCTGCGGCTTCGGCCCGATCACCTGCGTGCTGGCCGGCAGCGCCCCGGCGGCCACCGTCTGGGCCGTCGACGTCAACGAACGGGCCCGGGCGCTCGCCGCCGCCAACGCCGAGCGGGTCGGCGCGGCCGACCGGGTCCGGGTCGCCGCCCCCGACGACGTGCCGGCCGACGTGACGTTCGCCCAGCTCTGGTCCAACCCGCCGATCCGCATCGGCAAGGAGGGCCTGCACGAGCTGCTGCTGCGCTGGCTGCCCCGGCTCGCCCCCGACGGCGTGGCCTGGCTGGTGGTCGCCCGCCACCTCGGCGGCGACTCGCTGCACCGCTGGCTGACCGAGCAGGGCTGGCAGGTGGGCCGGCACGCCAGCCAGAAGGGCTACCGGGTGCTGCGGGTCACCCGCTGA
- a CDS encoding ABC-F family ATP-binding cassette domain-containing protein — MGYVDVAAVGHILPDGRELFTDVSFRVGEGAKVALVGPNGAGKTTLLRMVAGDLPVRSGGIARSGGLGVMRQFIGMIGDDSTLADLALSLAPPALRDAGRRLTETEAAMRAAELRGTLGDAAAKAQLAYADALAAWGEAGGYDAEVVFDTVATIVLDAPWEVARERPVRTLSGGQQKRFALELLLRGPDEVLLLDEPDNFLDVPGKRWLEDRLRESAKSVLYVSHDRELLARTADRVVAVEGGSAWVHPGGFASWHEARTARHARLDELRRRWDEEHQKLRELMLMYKQKAAYNDGLASRYQAAQTRLRKFEEAGPPPVPPKDQDIRMRLTGGRTGKRAVVAEQLELDGLTYPFDLEIWFGDRVAVLGANGTGKSHFLRLLARGGTDPDPANGPVDGAGALAAVAHDGVVRLGARVRPGHFSQTHDRPELMQKTLVEILWRGDDHRAGMDRHAAMAALSRYELAGQGDQRFGTLSGGQQARFLVLLLELSGATLLLLDEPTDNLDLASAEALEAGLAAFAGTVIAVTHDRWFTRSFDRFLLFGRDGEVTETPDPVWDV; from the coding sequence GTGGGATACGTGGACGTGGCAGCCGTCGGGCACATCCTCCCCGACGGCCGGGAGCTCTTCACCGACGTGTCGTTCCGGGTCGGTGAGGGGGCCAAGGTCGCCCTGGTCGGGCCGAACGGCGCGGGCAAGACGACGCTGCTGCGGATGGTCGCCGGCGACCTGCCCGTGCGCAGCGGCGGGATCGCCCGCTCCGGTGGGCTCGGCGTGATGCGCCAGTTCATCGGCATGATCGGCGACGACTCCACCCTCGCCGACCTGGCCCTGTCGCTCGCCCCGCCGGCGCTGCGCGACGCCGGCCGCCGGCTCACCGAGACCGAGGCGGCCATGCGGGCGGCCGAGCTGCGCGGCACGCTCGGCGACGCCGCCGCCAAGGCCCAGCTCGCGTACGCGGACGCGCTCGCCGCCTGGGGCGAGGCCGGCGGGTACGACGCCGAGGTCGTCTTCGACACCGTCGCGACGATCGTCCTCGACGCGCCCTGGGAGGTGGCCCGGGAGCGCCCGGTGCGTACCCTCTCCGGCGGCCAGCAGAAGCGCTTCGCCCTCGAACTGCTGCTGCGCGGCCCCGACGAGGTGCTGCTGCTCGACGAGCCGGACAACTTCCTCGACGTGCCCGGCAAGCGGTGGCTGGAGGACCGGCTGCGCGAGTCGGCCAAGTCGGTGCTCTACGTCTCGCACGACCGGGAACTGCTGGCCCGCACCGCCGACCGGGTGGTCGCCGTCGAGGGCGGCAGCGCCTGGGTGCACCCGGGCGGCTTCGCGAGCTGGCACGAGGCGAGGACGGCCCGGCACGCCCGCCTCGACGAGTTGCGCCGCCGCTGGGACGAGGAACACCAGAAGCTGCGCGAGCTGATGCTGATGTACAAGCAGAAGGCCGCGTACAACGACGGGCTGGCGTCGCGGTACCAGGCCGCGCAGACCCGGCTGCGCAAGTTCGAGGAGGCCGGGCCGCCGCCCGTACCGCCGAAGGACCAGGACATCCGGATGCGCCTGACCGGCGGGCGGACCGGCAAGCGCGCGGTGGTCGCCGAGCAGCTCGAGCTGGACGGCCTGACCTACCCGTTCGACCTGGAGATCTGGTTCGGCGACCGGGTCGCGGTGCTCGGGGCCAACGGCACCGGCAAGTCGCACTTCCTGCGGCTGCTGGCCCGGGGCGGCACCGACCCGGACCCGGCCAACGGCCCGGTCGACGGGGCCGGCGCGCTGGCCGCGGTGGCGCACGACGGGGTGGTGCGGCTCGGCGCGCGGGTCCGCCCCGGCCACTTCTCGCAGACCCACGACCGGCCCGAGCTGATGCAGAAGACCCTGGTCGAGATCCTGTGGCGCGGCGACGACCACCGGGCCGGGATGGACCGGCACGCGGCGATGGCCGCGCTGAGCCGGTACGAGCTGGCCGGGCAGGGCGACCAGCGGTTCGGCACCCTCTCCGGCGGCCAGCAGGCCCGCTTCCTGGTGCTGCTGCTGGAGCTGTCCGGGGCGACGCTGCTGCTGCTCGACGAGCCGACCGACAACCTGGACCTGGCCAGCGCGGA